One genomic window of Euleptes europaea isolate rEulEur1 chromosome 8, rEulEur1.hap1, whole genome shotgun sequence includes the following:
- the LOC130482117 gene encoding proline-rich protein HaeIII subfamily 1-like, with the protein MCGSPPSGEPRGVVRRGRGRGEPVPARTTFPPPSGLPRLTQPVPSPRGAAAHLGHGTGPRSTDSSAPGARSRLPPPAPDHAAAGRPPSPPPPRGRSCPGVGGRPPDLPPPQAPHSARPQEPAPLMTRKPRDPSSPPSPVRTPRVFPTPLPRPAVQIRRGPDGPGAAGRRPASPGGRASQKLPPPTHLGASPAGRRRRLRGAEEEAPLAARPGKGLRPVRIGFRAQ; encoded by the coding sequence ATGTGTGGCTCGCCCCCGTCCGGGGAGCCGAGGGGAGTCGTGCGAAGGGGCCGGGGGCGGGGAGAGCCGGTGCCAGCCCgcaccaccttccctcccccctccggcCTGCCCAGGTTGACCCAGCCGGTTCCAAGCCCCAGAGGCGCGGCGGCGCACCTTGGCCATGGCACCGGTCCACGGTCAACAGACAGCTCGGCTCCCGGGGCCCGCTCTCGCCTGCCGCCGCCCGCGCCGGATCACGCAGCCGCCGGCCGGCCGCCTTCCCCGCCACCACCCAGGGGGAGAAGCTGTCCGGGAGTCGGGGGAAGGCCCCCCGACCTCCCTCCACCCCAGGCCCCCCATTCAGCCCGGCCACAAGAGCCTGCCCCGCTGATGACCCGAAAACCGAGAGACCCCAGTTCTCCCCCCAGCCCGGTCCGCACCCCAAGAGTCTTCCCGACGCCTCTCCCTCGCCCGGCAGTGCAGATCCGCAGGGGACCGGACGGGCCCGGGGCGGCCGGGCGGAGGCCAGCGTCCCCGGGGGGCCGCGCCTCGCAGAAGCTCCCTCCCCCGACGCACCTCGGGGCTTCTCCGGCCGGGCGAAGGCGACGTCTAAGAGGCGCAGAGGAGGAGGCGCCTCTCGCCGCCCGGCCGGGAAAGGGCCTCCGGCCCGTCCGGATTGGATTCAGGGCGCAATGA